TTAAACCCCAACCTGCATAAAAAGGCATACCATAACACACACATTCTCGCCCTAACATCAAAGCTTCAAAACCCATACCAGAAGTCTTAGTATAGACTTTTTTAAAATAGCTTAATAACTCCATGGGATTATAATTTTCTTTTATAACTACACATTTGCTTGGTAAATCTTGTGCGTTAAAATCACTTTGTCTTTTACCACTTAATACATCAGGATGAATTTTAATGTATATTTTAGTATTTGGATTTTCTTTGATGGCTTCATTTATAATATCTTGAGTTGAAAAATTATCAGCTAAACCAAATTTAAGAGAAGCATCATTTGCTATTTGAGTTATGATTAATACGCGTTCTTCATTGGCACTAAAAAGCTCTTTTGGTACGCAAAGATTATTATTATACTTGCTAAGTTTTTCTTTTTTTATAAGCTCTATAGCTTTTTTTGCTTGCTCTAACTCTTCTATATTAAACTCATAAGTATTTAAAATATTTTCAAGTTTAGATGGTGCAGTCGCATCGTAATAAATTCCTACTTCATCTTTGACGATAGAAAAACTAGGGCTATTTTCTACACCTAAATTTAACGAGCGTAAAAAGCCATCTTCTAAAAGCAAAAATTTTGCACTATATTTTTTAGCTAGTTCTACAGCTTTTAAACCTGACTTTTTTCTACCCCAACCTACAAAAATATCTTCCTTTGTGATGTTTTTGTAGGCATGATATAGAGCTATTTTATAAAAATTTTTAACATTTTCTTTTAATTTTTTTGATATAGTGTAAAATTTCATAAATCTCTCTTTAAATTAAAGAAAGATTATATCAAATTTTTCTATTTCTAAACTTTCTTTTCAACTTCCTAATTTCAAACAACATCTTAACATACCCACCCTTATACCAAGTTTTATTAGCTTGTATAAGAGCTTGTCCTAATTTATAAGAAAGATGATTTTTAAGTTTTAAGGCTTCTTTACAATCAGGATAAGATTCTAAAGGAGGTAGTTTTAAAGAAGGATCTTTTTTTATTTTTTCTTGGTAGATTTTTTGTTCTTGTTTATGCGAAATTATTATACTTAATAATGCTACAGGTATTATTAAGTAACCTAGTATAGATTTAGAATTAACTATCATAGCTTGGCCTAATTTATAAGAAAGTTGGTTTTGGATACGAGATTTAGCTGTACCATATTTGGAAATAAAAGATATTATTTTATTTTTTGTGCAAATTTCCAAATTTTGATCAAAAATTTTTTTATCTTTGCTTATAATAATCTTATTTTTATTATTTATTTGAGATATTTGTTTTTGTATAAAATGATTTGATTTTTGATTATTTATCAACTTGTCAATTCTTAAAGATTCTATAATTTCGTTTTTATTTATAAGCTTATTTTCTAACAGATTAGAATATTTTCTATATGGAATATGAAAAAATATTTTTTGTTCTTCTAAATCATAATCAAAAATTTCAAAATCATCTTTATAAATATCTCTAATAACTTTATAAGTTACCTTATTATAATAATTACTATAATTAAAATGTTTACTTTTATTTATATGAACAAGCTTATCATTTCTATTTAAAATCTGTAAAATTTTTGCAAAATCTTTGCTTAAATTTTCAAATTTACCTACAAAATTTACTAATATCTTTTTTTGTTCATTGCATAAAAACTTATATTGTGGCACAAAATGTATCCAATTTAATATTTCATCTTTTACTTTTTCATTATGCAAATCCATAATAAAATCTTCAAAAGAAAAATATTTATTTAAGTGAATTTTAGCCCAATTTGCATCCCAAGAATTACCTCCTCCATTTCTTAAATAATGATATGCAGAAACCACTCTATCATAAGGATTCCTTACAAAGCCAAAAGAAAAATAATTCTCAAATCTATCCCTGTCAAGCTTTACATAATCACTCGCTTTTACATGACCAACAAGCCATCTATCTGTTTGATATATTACCCTTTCTATACTACTGCCAGCAACTTTTGGCACATGAATAAAAATACACTTATACTTATCATGAAAATCTTTAAACATCACACTTTCTTCCATTTAAAAATCTCAAAATCATATCCACATTCTCATTAAGATCTTCTTTTGTTATGTGTATATGTGGGTTTTTAGGTTTTTCATAAGGACTATCTATACCTGTGAAATTTTTAATTTCTCCATTTCTTGCTTTTTTATAAAGTCCTTTAGGATCTCTTTTTTCACAAATTTCCAAAGGTGTATCAACAAATATTTCTATATATTCATCATCATCTAAAAGATCTTTTATAAGTTTTCTATCTTTTTCAAAAGGCGATATAAAAGCACAAAGTACTATCATACCAGCATCTACAAAAAGCTTACATACTTCTCCTATGCGTCTTATGTTTTCTACTCTTGAAACCTCATCAAAACCCAAATCTTTATTAAGTCCATGACGTACATTATCCCCATCTAAAAGATAAGTATGAAAACCTTGTTCAAAAAGTTTTTTTTCAACTGCATTAGCCAAAGTAGATTTACCACTACCACTAAGCCCACTAAACCATAAAACACATGGTTTTTGATTTTTAAGTTTAGCTCTTTGAGTTTTTGTAATGCTACTTGTATGCCAAGTTAAATTTTTACTCATTTTTTTCCTTAAAAACTAAAAAATACCGGAGTTATAGTTAAAACAATAGCTGAATAAGTCAAAGAAACTATCCATCCTATTTTTATAAAATCAGTAGTTTTATATCCACAAATTGAACCTACCATCAAGTGAGTTTGATAACCATGTGGCATTAAAAAAGCACAACTTGCCCCATAAGCAACCGCTAATATAAACG
The nucleotide sequence above comes from Campylobacter lari. Encoded proteins:
- a CDS encoding sulfotransferase family protein; this encodes MFKDFHDKYKCIFIHVPKVAGSSIERVIYQTDRWLVGHVKASDYVKLDRDRFENYFSFGFVRNPYDRVVSAYHYLRNGGGNSWDANWAKIHLNKYFSFEDFIMDLHNEKVKDEILNWIHFVPQYKFLCNEQKKILVNFVGKFENLSKDFAKILQILNRNDKLVHINKSKHFNYSNYYNKVTYKVIRDIYKDDFEIFDYDLEEQKIFFHIPYRKYSNLLENKLINKNEIIESLRIDKLINNQKSNHFIQKQISQINNKNKIIISKDKKIFDQNLEICTKNKIISFISKYGTAKSRIQNQLSYKLGQAMIVNSKSILGYLIIPVALLSIIISHKQEQKIYQEKIKKDPSLKLPPLESYPDCKEALKLKNHLSYKLGQALIQANKTWYKGGYVKMLFEIRKLKRKFRNRKI
- the cysC gene encoding adenylyl-sulfate kinase, whose product is MSKNLTWHTSSITKTQRAKLKNQKPCVLWFSGLSGSGKSTLANAVEKKLFEQGFHTYLLDGDNVRHGLNKDLGFDEVSRVENIRRIGEVCKLFVDAGMIVLCAFISPFEKDRKLIKDLLDDDEYIEIFVDTPLEICEKRDPKGLYKKARNGEIKNFTGIDSPYEKPKNPHIHITKEDLNENVDMILRFLNGRKCDV